From Salvia miltiorrhiza cultivar Shanhuang (shh) unplaced genomic scaffold, IMPLAD_Smil_shh original_scaffold_269, whole genome shotgun sequence, the proteins below share one genomic window:
- the LOC131003788 gene encoding uncharacterized protein LOC131003788 has protein sequence MTAMPPSFTPPFHLHDSPLHLTSTFKFHLTSLQPSHSSSYAISPSPTNPTANSFSQSPKSFNIHYIFIFHSREAQKKSRQQRLNSIQNSLRLCGPRGLALLSQDRLCDYDLQALPIQVEQLMEWNDVERVFL, from the exons ATGACAGCCATGCCACCTTCCTTTACACCTCCTTTCCACCTCCATGACAGCCCTTTACACTTAACATCCACTTTCAAATTTCACTTAACATCACTGCAGCCAAGTCATTCCTCCTCCTACGCCATATCCCCTTCTCCTACAAATCCGACAGCAAATTCATTCTCCCAATCTCCAAAATCTTTCAACattcattatatatttattttccacTCAAGAGAAGCTCAAAAGAAATCCAGACAACAACGACTCAACTCCATCCAAAATTCCTTAAG gctttgtggaccaaggggattagcactgctttcccaagacaggttatgtgattatgatcttcaggctttgcctatccag gttgagcagctgatggaatggaatgatgttgagcgggtgttcctttaa